The region TGAGGCAGGAAGGTTCTTCTTGTAGCTGGGTGGAATGTGCTTACTCTATGGAATGATTTCCAATATTAGTCCGTTAAACCCTTTTTGTTGTTTTCTTACTACTTGCACTATCCgggactggtagactatattaaTGGAACATCAGCAGATCAGAAGTTACACCCTTTAgtactcctctccttcttcatccTCTTCTCCGATGCTGTCAGTACCCACCTCTTCATAATCCTTCTCCAGGGCTGCCATGTCTTCTCTGGCCTCTGAGAACTCTCCCTCCTCCATGCCCTCTCCCACATACCAGTGCACAAAGGCTCTCTTGGCGTACATCAGGTCAAACTTGTGGTCAAGCCTGGCCCAGGCCTCAGCGATGGCGGTGGTGTTGCTCAGCATACACACAGCTCTCTGGACCTTGGCTAGATCTCCTCCAGGGACCACTGTGGGTGGCTGGTAGTTGATACCGACCTTGAAGCCAGTGGGACACCAGTCCACAAACTGGATGGTGCGCTTGGTCTTGATGGTGGCGATGGCAGAGTTGACATCTTTGGGCACAACGTCACCACGGTAGAGCAGGCAGCAGGCCATGTACTTGCCGTGACGTGGGTCACATTTCACCATCTGATTGGCTGGCTCAAAGCAGGCGTTGGTGATGTCAGCAACAGACAGCTGCTCATGGTAGGCCTTCTCAGCAGAGATGACTGGAGCATATGTGGCAAGAGGGAAGTGGATACGGGGGTAAGGCACCAAGTTGGTCTGGAACTCTGTCAGGTCCACATTGAGGGCCCCATCGAAACGCAGGGAGGCGGTGATGGAGGAGACgatctgaccaatcagcctgttgaGGTTGGTGTAGGTGGGGCGCTCAATGTCCAGGTTCCTGCGGCAGATATCATAGATGGCCTCATTGTCCACCATGAAGGCACAGTCTGAGTGCTCCAGGGTGGTGTGGGTAGTCAGGATGGAGTTGTAAGGCTCCACCACAGCAGTAGAAACTTGGGGAGCAGGGTAAACAGCAAATTCAAGCTTGGACTTCTTCCCATAGTCGACAGAGAGACGTTCCATCAGCAGGGAGGTGAACCCAGAGCCGGTGCCTCCTCCAAAGCTGTGGAAGATCAGGAAGCCCTGGAGACCAGTGCACTGGTCAGCCTGAAAGAAACAGAAGGTAGAAATGTAATGTATTTATTACCCTTCATTGAAATGTATACCTTTTGGTTTCAGTACAAGGTCAACACAAGGCCTAGCAATGAAATGGATCTTACCAGTTTGCGAGTCCTATCGAGTACCAGGTCGATGATCTCCTTGCCGATGGTGTAGTGACCACGGGCATAGTTGTTGGCAGCGTCCTCCTTGCCTGTGATCAGCTGCTCGGGGTGGAACAGCTGGCGGTAGGTACCTGTGCGGACCTCGTCTGTGGACATGGGGAATTGACGTTTAATATCTGTAGCTTTAACCTATAAAAATATGGAGATTGGAATGTCAATAGGTAAATTGTTTGTGAACTTACCGATGACGGTTGGCTCCAGGTCTACAAAGACTGCACGAGGAACATGTTTACCAGCCCCAGTCTCACTGAAGAAGGTGTTGAAGGAGTCATCTCCCCCTCCGATTGTCTTATCACTGGGCATCTGTCCATCAGGCTGGATCCCATGTTCCAGGCAGTACAATTCCCAGCATGCATTGCCCATCTGGGCTCCGGCCTGGCCGACATGCATAGAAATACACTCACGCTGCAGAGAAACAGAGGTGTCAACTTATGGCCTTCATGAAGCTCAACGTCAAGATAACGTCATCCCTCAACTGATGAATGCTCATGGATatcctatctgttattcaatcaAACACAAAAGAAAAAATGTTGACAGTACAATACATTAATGACTCTAGGTACAGGCCAAACTGTTTGTGGCCAAGAAACCGCTTAAACCTCCACAAACTCTGAAGAGCTCCGTTGGATAAATAAGAGCAAGTGTTATTCATGGAACTGGCTGTGGAAGAAAATCTGAAAATGATCCATCCAATGAAATCAGCCCTGACATCTGTGAATCCTATTCATGATGAAGGTAGGACCTTCTATTTCTGGTCCTTTCCTTTGTTTTCCCTTTTAGATTCCTGGCTGCAGACTGGTCACATGCATATAGCCCACAGTTTCCAATGATACTCTCTATCACTGTCCCAGTCTAGATATCTGAATCGATCATAGGCCAGGGATTCAATGTCATTGCTGCTTGACAACAAGCACCATCCTTACCAACTGCAAATCAGTAGTCCTATTGTTAGGATACAAATTATTATGAGTCAATAGTGAGAGTAGTCATTTTACTGTGTCTTAACACCTGTTCCAGCTTTAAATCTTATATTACCCCAACGACAGCTGGCTAAAGGGTGGGGTTGCTCCTCCGCAGGCTGTGAAGCTTTGGGCAGCTGAATGCTGAGTCATATGCGGGTTATTACTGCAGCCCCACAGAGACTGAGCTGTGTGAACAACAATTATTGGTACCGTGATTATCTTcccaataaaacatttatttacaGGAAGATTGACCAGGGTGATTGCAATTTGTTCCATTCATTATAATGGGTCGATCCTGCTTTCTGCTAACAATGCCTGTAGTGCTGCGGTCGGTCTTGAACTAACCCTGttttcaatgagagggggcagtcgTTCTCCAATGAAACCAGCAGTGCAGTTATGAACTCCCAGTGCTAGAGAGGAAAAATCCATAGCCCGGCAGGCCACTCCCCACTCTGCCCTCAGTGCCAAAGCGCGCTGCTTTGTGTAACGCACAGACAGGATATCTGATTgtgtcctctagaacatactcaAACTTCTTTTCTCTTCATAACTGCTCAACCCAGATACAAATATCCCCTCCCCTGTTATTACTCAAGAATAAAAGTACAACAAAAAATTGCATTTAGCCAAAACAAATGGTCAAGTAAGCAATTTTGTAAATACCCTTCCACCCAAACAAATGGAATAATTGTTCTTGAAAATTCATTTCGACATCAAATTGAGGCAAGTGCTTCTGACTGTAATGTGCTTTCCTCCCGCTGGTGGAGGAAACTGTGCCAGTTCTCTGGCGTCAGCCCCACATGCTCTGAGTCCCCTTCGTCACAGTGCCGAGTCCGTCTCCACTGCACCCAAACCCACAGCCTATCCAACAACGGCAGCGTGGCTTTTAATGCTATCTATAAGATAAAAAAAACCTGTAACATTAGCCAATGATAGTGTATAGTTATCAAACACTAACAAACTAGAAATAAATATACCCCTATATATTTGACTGAAAATGTATAAATGTTCAATCCAAGGACATATTTATTTCTCTCGCTGTTTGTCTAAAATGTAGTTATTTTTTTTCAGAATCAGCTGCAGTACTCAGCACTCACCATTTTGACAGATTTCTTTCCTTCGGCCGACGTTGAGGATTCGGAGAATGAAGGCTGtaatgggggtgggggccacggTGGGGGTTTTATACTGTCTGGTGGAAGGGCGATGCAGGAAGCTGTATTATTTTCTCTTGGCGGGAGCGACTGTTAGCACAAGAAAAGGGGCGGCCCCTCGGCAAGCTGCTAATCTCTCTCAGGGACAGAGTCAGAGCTGTAGTTCTGCTTTCAATGCACAGTCCACACTCCACACTCTATAACCCAAAGGAATGCTCCTCGGGCAATTAAAGGTTGACAAGCAGATGTTACATCGTGGGTAATAGCTTTCATAATCACTAATATAATATTTAATGTAGAGAACAGGGAATGGAAGTTGGCTCTACTGGAAGAAAAGAAACTACTCAAAGCACATGGGAGGGGCTTGCAACTTTGCATATAATACCTGCTACTGGGAACAAAAGAGCCGAGAAGTAGCCTACACCGAAAGTAATCTTTTTAAAGTAAGAAATATTTGTCACAAtcctaaatgtattttttaattcATGCTCTAggggcatttataagttatattggTAACACTTTCTTAAGAATCGATGTGTAGGCCTATATCATTAATTTAAATGATAGTAAATATTGGAGATGGCACCTTTTTAAGTACCCT is a window of Oncorhynchus masou masou isolate Uvic2021 chromosome 7, UVic_Omas_1.1, whole genome shotgun sequence DNA encoding:
- the LOC135543178 gene encoding tubulin alpha chain-like isoform X2 translates to MHVGQAGAQMGNACWELYCLEHGIQPDGQMPSDKTIGGGDDSFNTFFSETGAGKHVPRAVFVDLEPTVIDEVRTGTYRQLFHPEQLITGKEDAANNYARGHYTIGKEIIDLVLDRTRKLADQCTGLQGFLIFHSFGGGTGSGFTSLLMERLSVDYGKKSKLEFAVYPAPQVSTAVVEPYNSILTTHTTLEHSDCAFMVDNEAIYDICRRNLDIERPTYTNLNRLIGQIVSSITASLRFDGALNVDLTEFQTNLVPYPRIHFPLATYAPVISAEKAYHEQLSVADITNACFEPANQMVKCDPRHGKYMACCLLYRGDVVPKDVNSAIATIKTKRTIQFVDWCPTGFKVGINYQPPTVVPGGDLAKVQRAVCMLSNTTAIAEAWARLDHKFDLMYAKRAFVHWYVGEGMEEGEFSEAREDMAALEKDYEEVGTDSIGEEDEEGEEY
- the LOC135543178 gene encoding tubulin alpha chain-like isoform X1; the protein is MRECISMHVGQAGAQMGNACWELYCLEHGIQPDGQMPSDKTIGGGDDSFNTFFSETGAGKHVPRAVFVDLEPTVIDEVRTGTYRQLFHPEQLITGKEDAANNYARGHYTIGKEIIDLVLDRTRKLADQCTGLQGFLIFHSFGGGTGSGFTSLLMERLSVDYGKKSKLEFAVYPAPQVSTAVVEPYNSILTTHTTLEHSDCAFMVDNEAIYDICRRNLDIERPTYTNLNRLIGQIVSSITASLRFDGALNVDLTEFQTNLVPYPRIHFPLATYAPVISAEKAYHEQLSVADITNACFEPANQMVKCDPRHGKYMACCLLYRGDVVPKDVNSAIATIKTKRTIQFVDWCPTGFKVGINYQPPTVVPGGDLAKVQRAVCMLSNTTAIAEAWARLDHKFDLMYAKRAFVHWYVGEGMEEGEFSEAREDMAALEKDYEEVGTDSIGEEDEEGEEY